Genomic window (Muntiacus reevesi chromosome 6, mMunRee1.1, whole genome shotgun sequence):
GCAGCTGGTCTGTCTCCCCAGGCCTCCCACTTCCTGCTCTGCTGTCGCCAAGACCCTCTCTGCCTCCCACCGCACCTGCTACCTCGTCACCCGCCTCTAGACTTGggcgtggggggcgggggcggtcTGTGTCTTCAAGGCCGCACCCCAACACCCTGGACGTGACCAACCTGCCTGCGTCTTTGCCGCCTTAGCCCCAAATAAAGCTCTAGCCCATCAGCCTCCGCCACGGTTCCTCTTATAGGCCGACTGGCCCGGCCACCCTCAGCCTTACTCAGCCCCAAGAAGGCTCCTGCCCACCGTCACCCAGCAGACACGGTGTCTGAAACGTTAACCCCCCAGAAATCTCTCTCTGAGAGAAGCGCGCTGGGAGGGCAGAGGTCACTGCGCCTCTGTGTGAGTGAGTTTTGTCAAACCGACATCTCAGAGGCAGACATGAAGGCAGACCCGAGGCAGCAGTAGGACGAACCCCTGGGGTCCTATCAGGGAAGGGCGGGCGGGAAGGCGGAGGGGCAGCCCGCTCCCAGGAACCAGGATGTCCTGTTTGAGGCCATCATGACTTTTTCTCGCCTTAGGGATTGAGTGCCGGCGTGCCCCCCGGCTCCCCTCTGCCCCCCCGTCTCCTTGGGAACCTCTGTTTGcttccccagcctcctggcaAGAGCCGAACGCCTCAGCTTGGGGCTGGGGCGCGGGGGGAGCCCTggccctcccttcccacccctcccagGAAGCACACGCCCAGATCCGCTTTCCCTGCACCCTAAGTGTCAAAAAATGACAAATTGGGGAGCAGGGCTGGAGGGGTTCCCAACCACTGTCGCGGGTCTCTCCTGGCCCAGCCTGCAGGCCTAGGTGTGGGGGGTGAAGACGGAAGAGGAGGGGCAGGCACAAGGGACCAGAGGAACCATAAAGAAAGGCCCGCTCTCTGCTCCCCATTTCTGGTGGTTGCTCCCTATTTCCGGTGGAAGCCCATCCTTGCCTTCAGACACTGGCAGCCTCACGCCCCAGGACCAGCCCCTcctgggcagaggagaagggggcagggatGAGAGCACACAAACCGCTGCAcgtgcatgcacacgcacacacacacacgtgcaggaGCAGCACTGCCCCCGCCCCCCGAGCACGGGTGAGCATCACAGCCGCCAACCCCCAGCCTCCGGTCACTTATCGTAACAGAGCAAGGGCGGGACAGGCTGCTGGAGCTGGAAGCAGGGTGACAGAGGGCGACCCAGCGACGCAGACGCCCCCCAGCACCGCCCcggccaccccaccccaccccaccccagagccGCGTCACCACCACATCAGCCAGACAGTGGGAAAGGAGccaatttatgaaattaaataaagtcCACAGAGGGAGTGAAGACCATGGGTGAGGGCACCTCCACCCTGGCCGGCCCAGCACAGCTGGAGCTTGGCACATGGCGCATCCCTGCCTTTCGGTCCCTCCCCAGAGGGGGCGTCGAGtaggccaggcccccagccctggaGCCTAGGGGGGGCAGAAGTCAGAGAAGTAAGGGTGCTGCAGGGCCTCTTCCGCCGAGATGCGCTGGACCGGGTTACACTTGAGGAGGTTCTGGACGACAGGAGGCAGCGAGGTGGGTTCAGGCCGGGAGGCCCCGGGCTACCCaatccacaccccacccccaccagccccaACAAGTGCGCTGGCCACCTCCCCACACTGCCCTTCATCACCTGCAGCAGGTCCCGCCCTGTGGCATTGAGCTTGGGCACGACGTTCACCAGGGACGTTGTGGCCGGGTACATCGGGTAGGGCTGTGGGGGGTCAGGGAGAGTCAGACCGGGGTGCAGGGGTGTGGAGGCTGCCAGGGCCAGACACTCGGCGGGGGGGCTACTGATGAACCACCACGACCCCCGCCGCGCTCTCCCGTCACACCTTATAGTCTGGAAGCTTGGTCATGGCGGGCCACTGCTCCTCAGTTGGCGTCCCCAGGagtgtgtccatggggtcaaggGCCACTCAGGTGGAGGAAAGGGGCAGGTGAGGGACTCtctccctggggaagggaggttcctcctacccaccccccacctcccggcCCTGCTCACTTCACCCCCTAGCTCACGACACAAGCCAACCCCGGCCCCTGCCACCCTCATGTGCAGTCTCAGCTGCATGCTATTCTAGCAGACCAGGTACTTGACAGCCGTGATTAACTACTTTGACCTAAGTCCTGAGGTCCGTGGCCCCAGCCTCCCCCTCTATCACGTTCCTGCTCCTTTTGGCTCCCTTGCCCTGAAGATTCAGCTCTCCGCTGGGGAGGAGTGAGCCCTCCCTGCCTACCAGCCACACCAGCAAGCAGCATGCACCTGCCCCGTAACCTCCAGGGTGCTCACCACTCTCTGCCCTCAGGACAAGCCCGGAGGTGCCCCCAGTCCTGGCCCCACCCCTCGCCGCCCTCCCTGCCTGCACTCTGAGCTCCGGGGGGGCTTCCAGATCCCCTCCTGGGGGTTGGGGGCCGGCGTGAGGTAAAGGGAGACAGAAGGATATCGGAAGATCCTCTTCAGCTGGTCATCTACGTCATTGCCAGGGAAGAGGGGCCGCCCAGCGTTAGCCAGCTCTGGGAGAGAGGTGGGGGCGATATGAGAAGAATCCCTCACCCCCACGCCCCCCACTCCCACCGCAGgggccccacccccttccccggaGGGACCCTCCACTCCAATGGGGCTCCGCAGACCCAGACACGTCACCTGCGAAGATGCAGCCAGCTGACCACATGTCGATGGACGTGGAGTACAGCTTGGCCCCAAAAAGGACATCAGGTGGGCGGTACCACAGCGTGACAACCTGGAGAAGAAGACCCCACCCACGGGAACCCCCAGTTAGAAATGAACGAGGGTGCCCAGATAGGagtcctggaggaggagctgagcgATGCTCGTTGGGGACCCCCTCCCTCGCTCCCAAcatccccccacacccccacagcTCACCTCAGCTGAGTAACAGCGAACGGGGATCCCAAAGGCGCGAGCCAAACCGAAATCAGCCAGTTTCAGCTCCCcattctggggggtgggggaacacGGGCAAGGAGAGGGGCTCTGCACAGTCTGAGGGCAGGCCCCCTGCTTCCACCTTCCTGCCCGGCTCCCCTCAccctgccccagcctcccagacgccctgcctgctccccagaggTACCCTGTTGATGAGCAGGTTCTGAGGCTTCAGGTCCCTGTGCAGCACGTTGCGGCTGTGACAGAAGCCCAGGCCTTTCAGCAGCTGGAAGAGGAAtgactgggggaggggcagggaggaggtcATCAGACCCTCGGGATGGGATGTGCACCCTGTGGGGGATCACGGGCCCTGAAACCCCAGCCGTCTGTCAGCACCAAGCTCAGGGCAACTCACCCTTCACTACCGAGGGCCTTCTTTGTACTCTGCTGGGTACTCGAAATGAACGCCGAATTGGGGAGCCCTGGTCCCCATCTTTCTGGAACTGGCAGCCTGGTGGGGCTTCCTGCCTTCCCATTCCACACTGCTCTCTCTCCCCTACCTGGCCTCATTTAACACGTACATCATAACCATCCATGTATATGTTGTGCCGTGTTATCATTCATCATTctcgagaatcccttgaacagcaaggagctcaaaccagtccatccaaaggaaatcaaccctgaatattcattggaaggactgatgctgaaatgttccaatactctggccacctgatgtgaaaagccaacttgttggaaaagaccctgatgctgggaaagatggaggtcaggaggagacggggatgacagaggttggatggcatcaccgactcaatggaatgagtttgagcaagctccggaagatagttaaggatggggaagcctggtgcattgcagttgatggggtcgcagagagtccgacatgactgagcaactgaacaaccaccacagtCGTCAAGCATTTGTTTCCCCCTGGAACCTTGGACAGGGCACTTGGGccgagaacagtgcctggcacaaagcatTCAATAAGAATTTGTGGGATGAGTGAATCTCTCGGAACCTCATGTTCCCACCTCTCAAATATAAATCCTATCACTGACAGCAGAGTTCCTTTCAGGTTAAAGGGATCGCGTGAAAATGATCACTAAGACGGAGGCTCCTGGAAGCAGACACAGGGTTTTCTCCTCCCCTTGGGCCGTGAATGTCCCAGTGCGGGGCTTGAGAGCACGTTCGCTGAATACAGACTCCAACTCCAGCCTCAACGAGCTCCCAGGAAACCAGTTTCCTTACCTTCACTATTTCAGGATCTAGGTCACCATTGCAGCTGTCGAAATACTTCTTAAGGTCCTGATAAAGGaacgggggtgggggatgggacaGAGATGAACCTCAGCTGGGGTCCCTGTATCCTCCCAAGGCTACTGGCCCTCCAGCTCCCCTTTCACCTGGTCGCAGAACTCAAAAACCAAAGTCAGCTTCTTGTCGCTGTGTAGGACGTCATGGAGCCTGGGGAAAAGTGAGGGCTTGGGCAGGCAGGGCCACAGCCCGCACCTAAGAGCCCAATATCAGCCCAGCCCATCTCTGAAGCCCCCACCTCCTCTGACCCAGCCCACCCACACACCTGACGATGTTCTTGTGCTTCAGCTCCTTGAGTAAGCAGATCTCCCGAAGGGCAGAACTCGGCACACCCTACACGTTGGAGGGGCCAGGTGGTCATAGTCACATCCCGCCCGGCCCAggcccccggcccctccccggccCTGGCACCCCAGTCCTACCTCATCATCGTCATCCAGCCTCACCCGTTTCAGAGCCACGATCTCATGAGTCTCCCGATTTTTGGCCTTGAACACTGTTCCATAGGTGCCTAGCggaaggaggggaggggtagGGAAAGGATGGGGcacattttcccaacccaggaagcccCTGCCAGGACAGCAAGCAGCGTGGGAGGGTGTTACTGCTGATGCTGGAGAAACAAGGGAAGAGATCCGGGGTAAAGGCCGGGCACTGGCAGAGAGCtcttttggggggggaggggggaatgtGGCAGAGAGGTGCCTGCAGATGGCTCAAGGGTGTCTGCAACAGGCAGAGGCTGCAGGGGCCAGGTGAGGAGGTCTATCACAAAGGCCAAGCTTCTGGAGGGTCTGGAAATTGGGAGCAGGGGCCTGGGGAAGTAATGAAGGCCAGCAGGAATGCAGAGGTTGGAGGTCTGCAGCGGGaactgaggctggggctgggTGAGGTTGTGCAAGTGGTGCTGAGGATGGAGAGGAAATGCAGGACGTAGAGGTCGGGAGGTGGGTCACTGGGAGTGCTAAGGTGGGCAGGGGGGCGTCCATGGGAAACGCTAGCAGGGGGAGGATTGCTGTCTGCATGGAATGTTGAGCTGGGGGGCCGGGGCTGCAGCCAGTGCTAAGGTCGGAATCTGTGGGTATTGCTGACGGTAGAGGAGCCAGGGCTGTAAGGAATGCTGAAGGATCTGCAGAAGATTTTGCAGGAGCATCTCGCGGTCCCATTACCTTCCCCAATCTTCTCCAGTTTCTCGTATTTCTGCATCGCGGCAGCCGCGCGGGGACCCTTGCGGGCCCTGGGTTCTAAGACTCCCGGCCCGGCGTTGCAGAGGAGGCGGTACCCCAGCCTCCGGGCCCTGCCCCGCCCTCCCGCCTGCGCATGGGCTTCTGGGCCTTGTAGTCCTAGGACGCCAGGTGTCCCAGTAGTGCCCGGGGCCGCAGGCAACAAGAAGACTACAACCCCCAGCAGGCTGCGCTCGGACTCGCTGCAGCTCTTGCCTCCCGGGGACTCCGGTCCACCGCGGATGCCACCCTTGGACTTCAAGTTCCAGGAAGCACTGCGTGTCCGCTTTCCCGACTCCCCACAGTAGCGTGCGGCTCCCAGGTTGCCCCACTCGGGTATCCCTTTCAGTGATTACACCCTTCTTTCGGGAAAGAGCCTCTCCGGGACTACACGTTCCAGAAtgcagcaggggtgggggcggcggggttgggtggggtggaggggcgctttccagagtctgggctttgGCAACCTGCCTCCCGAGCCCAGGTGGCCCTGGCTCTGGCCGGGTTGATGGTGTTGAGCTTCCAACGACCTCCTGACACTCCCATAACCGGTTTGAACCTCTCCCTGGGCCGTCCGGTGAGCTCAGGATTGCCTGCGGAATGGCTCTGAGCCATATCTTGCCGATGATGACTTCACAGGGGCCAGCTGCCCGCAAGGCTGGAAAGAGAGACAGGTGTGCCCCATTGGAGGCTGGATTCACCATACGCCAgactcttctctctcccctttttgTGGTCCTGGAATCCACCCGACTCCAGCAGTTCGCTCCACCCTGATATTCCGAGGCAAGCTGGCGCACTGGGGAGGTgtacccccgcccccaccccaccccaccccacccccaccagtctACAGAGCCCTGGCCCACTGGAGTCGGCCGGGGTGTGGCCCGAGGGCTGGCAGGTTGGTTACCGCCCTCAACAGACAGAAGGACAGACAGAAGCTACACTTGAAGCGGCCTTGACCTCATCCCTTAAGGAGTTGATTATAGATTTATCTTGTGGCTTCTCTCTAATTGTCTCATGATTGCATTCTTGAGGGCTGTGAACTGGATGAAAACTGCCCCCAAACAGCACTCCTCGGCGCCGCCGGAACCGACGTTGGGGCTTAAACAGTTTGTTAATTAACTCGTTTATGTCTGAACGTTTTCTGCGTACACAATGCTGTCCTTCCCTCGGTGGCAGACTCTCAGAAGCGAAACATAGATTCGCTTACCTGGAAGAATTTATAATTTGAGAAAACAAGAAATAGATCTTTAAATGACAGATGATGATTATGAATAGGGTTCGAGAAGGGAAGGCACGGCAGGGAATCTCTCCGAGGCAGAAGTCCCCCGGTTCGGAAAGACTTAACTCAGCACAGAGTAATGGGTATCCACCCCGCGCCGCCATCACCACTCttcgcccccacccccatcctcctgGCAAAGACAGGGGCTTTCTTGGAGGCACTGGGGACAACTAGGGGTGGAAGGCTGGGGCTGCCTGCGGTCGCAGAGACTCTTGACCCCCGATGCATTGACATTTCAATTTCCTCCGAATTGCCTGATAGCTTGgtgcctctttttttcttttcctgcctgGGATCCCGAGGATGAACCGGGCTTCCTTTCCGCCCAGAGGGGCCAAATGAAGCCAGGAGACGGCGTCTCTAGGCACCCGAGCTCGTTGCGGGGAAGCGCGGGGCGGCAAGCCGGGGGCGGCCTCCTCTGCTCTGGGATCCGGGCGCCCGCAGTGCCTGGCCGCGCGCCTCCGCCCCCCGGGTCTCGGCCCCACTCCCCGCCTCCGGGCCCGCCGCGCCGGGGCCGCGCACGGTGCGCCGGGACGCGCGCACGTAGGGGGCTGGCCTGCCCGCGACGCGGGGGAAAGTTGAGTTGGGAGAAGTTGGGAGCGGCGGGGGGCGCGCCCCGAGGTGGGCCCGGGGGAACCGTCGGGAGCGCGCGAGGGCTCGAGAGCCGGCGGGGAGAGAGACCCCGAGACCCCTGGAGCGCCAGGTCCAGAGGAAGCGGGTAAGCGGGGAGGTGGCGGCGGGGGAGGGCCGGGGCCgcggagagaggaagggagggggaaggaaaggggggAACTCGGCACTCGGAGCGGGGAGGGAGTGGAAGTGCAGGAAAGGGCGGAGACTGGGGCGCGGGGACGCGAGCTCTTGGGGGAGAAGGATGGGGAGGCGAGCGGAGTGATTGCGGGTCGGAAGCGGGGTCTTGAGTCCGCTTCTTCGAGTTCTCTAAAAGCGAGGGTGCCGCGCCCCCTGCCACCGGGAGGGGGCCCTCCCGACCCCCGGGCGGTACTCCAGACGACACCCGTCGCGTGCCACCCCCTACTCTAGCCTTAAGGCCGGTCCAGGGCTCCCCTGCCTAAGAGTTGCTGCGAGCCTCAGCCTCTGCCCCCCAATCTCGGGCTTGGGAGGCGGAGCCAGGAATGGGGGTGGCGGGTCAGGTCGGGACAAGGGGTCAGGCCGGAGAGGGAGCAGCTGGGTGGGGATGGGAAAGACGAGCCCGGGACAGTGCGACCTAACtcctggcgggggtggggggatgctggctggctggcccgGGTGGGGAGCTCTGTGCTGGCTGTGGGGGTGCGGTGCTGAGCTGCACTCCAGGGTtcactttctcctcttccctgagCGCCCCACTCCCGCCAGCCCCGCGTCCGGAGAGCGGTGGAATGTGCCAGTCCACTGCGGGGGCGATTAATGCCCATGTGGGGGTCCGGAGTGCTAATCCTCTGGGCCGGTCGGGGCTGGTCCCTGGAATGTGCCCCCACCCCGGATTATCGACACCGATGCTCTGGACAGAGGCGGCTTTGTGTTCTGGGGAAGGcgcggtgggggtgggaggaggtggagggaggagggcggGGGAGGACGGCGGAGCACACCGAGAGCCCAGCCTGGAGGTGGGAGCCGGGCACCGGCAGGTGCTGGGCACTGCTTCCCAGACCAGGTCGCCTCCGCCAGCGCCTGGCGCCCCATAGCAGACTTGCCCTGGCGCACAGCCTGCCAAGGGGGGAGCTGAAGAGAGCACTCAGCTGAGCTGGAATGCCCCGCTAGGGGCATGGGTCGCTCCAGGCCCCCTAGCCCGGACTGACCCCCAGACCTATATTGTTTGACCCTACACTGACTTGTGTCACCCCTGAGTTGGGCCCTAAATCCAGTAACCCTGACCACcaacccaccacccccacccccagcgacACACCGGGGCGGTCAGTTCTCttgccatcacagagcacccccCACTAGGAACGGGTCCCCCCAGTTTGCACTGGCCAGCTTCCCTAAACGCAGCCCTTCTGGCCTCCTTCCGCACGGCGTCCTCCCCAGACGCCCCTACAGTCACAGTCAGGAGGGCGTCAGCCGGCCGCTCAGATTTTCCTGGCCGCGGGCTTGGGGAGGGGAAGCCCTGAAACTGCCCCCGAGGGCAGAAGCTCAGGGTTTCTGTGTCCCCCTCCTCCCCGGGCATCACGTGCCCCTCCCCCAGTATAAAGCGCTGCCGGGCCAGTGCTGCCCTCCCACTGCCAGAGTGGAGCTGGGCTACCGCCCCTCCCCCGGgagcctcctcctcccccactttggggctgggctttttttttttccggagGAGAGGGGCACAGGACTGCAGCCCCCTTTGCAGGCTGCTCTGGGCTCACTCCAGATTTCTGTCTGCCTTCCTTCATCCCCGCCCTGCCCTGGCCCGGCTCTGGGTCTCACCCCCCGGGTACACCCCTCTCTGCTCCCACTGCACTTCTGGCTCGGCCTGTCCTCCCTCTTCTTCTATCTCCCCACGCTGATCTCTGCTGCTGTCTCTCCAGGTCTGGGCCTGACGCCTtcctgcttcccccaccccccgctgGGGGTCTCCCAccctctgctctctctccctAACTACGCTCAGTCCCTGGGCCTGCTGAGCCTCCATCCttgctttgtttctctcttttcttcctataACTTTCTCTGCTCCCCGCTCCACTCTCCCAGAATCAGGCGCCAAGGCCCTTGGGAGCCCGGGAGGATCCTGTGCAACCAGGaaccgcccccccgcccccccgccccgcgTGACTTCTGCAAAGCCCCCGCCCTCCCCTGGGGGTGGTTTGGGGTGGGGGAAACTGTGCAATGTTGGGGTGCCCCCACTGGCCTGGGACCTCTCTCACCCGGTGATCGGTGCCCTCCCTCAGGTTATGCCGCCACCTTGCCTCCCTGAAAGCCGCAGCTACAGCGAGAAGGGCTAAGATTTGGCCATGAGCAGCGGCCCCCGGCGCCCCATGTCGGGCGCGGATTCCTTCCGCACGGTGAGTATTGCTCACTGCCCCTCCTCTCCTGTGCACCACCATCCCTGGGGCTGTGGCtcagggtgtgtgcgtgtgtgagtgaaGAGGCCACCACTGGGGCTCTGGGCAAGGGTGAGGGTCTGTGTCAAAcaggggtgtgagtgtgtgtgtgtgtgcgcgcgtgtgaaGAGGCCCAAGAGGGGAGCCCAGGATGAACTTGGGAAGGGCTCTGCCATGCCTGTCTGAGCCTTGCACGGGCCACCAGGTCTGGGACAGGTACTGGTGGTGGCAGTCAGACAGCTTCCAGCCCTGGGGAGGGCCTTGCGGCTGTTCCCTGAAGCCCCGGGAGGTTGTTTATGCTCCTCCTCAGCGGGAGAGGAACTTTGGGAATCCTGGGTCTCTAACCGGCGacagccccctcccccgccctggGTCTTGGAGGCTGCTCCCGCCCGGCCTGCTACACGGGGCTTCTGGGCAGaccgccccgccccccagccccacGTGCCACCCAGGCCCGGCCCCTCCCGGCCCCCACGTGTCCGCCGTCCCACGTGTCCCCCTCCCAGTGATCCTGGGAAGGGCAATGATTAACCCCAGCGCCGGCATCATCATTGCGTCATTGGTCACTTGGGCCCACGGGGACACGTGACCGGGCGAGGTGCCGGTCGGTCCCCTCCCCCTCCGCCCCCAGTTCACCCCGGCCGGCGGCCATGGACTTCCTCCTGCGGCCTCAGGTGCGAGGGGCTGtctgccctcctccccccaccccgggctAGCCCCCTTCTGCTCGCTGGCTTCAGCCGCCCCGCTCCGCCACCTTCCTCCCGGTGCTTTTTCTGGTGAGAGTGGGGCCCCGTGCctggagggtggtggtggggatgcCGGGCTCGAGCGGCAGAGATGGGCTGACCAGGGTTGGGGGGGGCAAGCTCCTGGTCCCAGCCTCTCGTATCCAGTGTGTGCCCCCCCACAGCGGCtcctgaccccacctcccaggctcTGCAAGGCCCGCCCTCCTTCCCAGCCCACCTCCCTCTGCTCTTTCTTGCTCGGGTACCCCTGCCCTTGGAGATCTCGATGCCCTTCAAGTCCAGAAGCTCTCGCTTGAGCAAATATTTGGTGGTGCCTGGAGCCGAGACCAGCcggcagggggtggtggtggtggtggcaggtGGGGGGGCGCTGGACTGAGGCCGCAGAGTGGTGGCCGCCCACACCGCTGGGCCAAGCTCTCCAAAGCACCACCACGGTCCTGGGCTCCCGCAGAATGACTCAGGTGCAGGGGGGGTAGGGAGaagcagggcggggcggggccgcggccCGGAGCACTGGCTCCCTCCGGGAGCTGCCCAGCAGGGACCTCTTCCAATGGGGTGACGTGCTGCCTTCCTGCCCAGGAGCCTCAGATCAACCCCGGTTGGTTAGATCGGTTAGCTCAGGTGCCCCGAGAAGTTACTTCTCAGGCTCAGTGGGATGGGTCCCAGTCGTATTCACGACCATCAGCGTCAGCTGTGTGAACGGCCCAGGTCACACCCCCGACCTTGAGCTCTGGAGTGGACACACAGGACTTCTGCAGAGGCCTCCAGGGCTGACGCTTCCCACCTGTCCCAGAACCGACAGGAATGGATCCAGCCAGGGTGTTGATGGCCCaggaccctggggtgggggtgggggggcaggctGCTGGGGGTAGGGTGCTAAGTCCTGGCTTTAGGGATGCTGGGGCAGCTGGGAGGAGGGTACTGGGTTTCTGCCGCTAAGCGGGCAGGGGGTGTGCAGAGACACACACCCCCCTGCCCCCTGAGAGTCTTCACTGCCCCTTCTTCCTCGCAGccagagcctgagagcctgggccCCGTGACGGCGCCCGGCTTTGCAGCTGAGCAGGAGGAGGACGAACTCCACCGCACCCTGGGCGTGGAGCGGTTCGAGGAGATCCTTCAGGAGGCGGGGTCCCGAGGAGGGGAGGAGCTCGGCCGCAGCTATGGGGAAGAAGACTTTGAATgtgagggggttgggggaggcgaGTGGGGGGCTGGCGGGGTGCTGCTCCGGGTGTGACtgagctgggggcctgggggcgggcAGAGGCTGGGAGCCGGCCAGTTGGAGAGGGGGGAAGCTGGGCCCATTGGCAGCCGGTCCACCTGTCCCTGCAGACCACCGCCAGTCTTCCCATCACATCCACCACCCGCTGTCCACCCACCTGCCTCCCGACACCCGGCGCCGAAAGACACCCCAGGGCCCAGGACGGAAGCTCCGCAGGCGCCCCGGAGCCTCCCCGACTGGGGAGACCCCTACCATCGAGGAGGGTGAGGAAGAGGACGATGAGGCCAGTGAGGCCGAGGGGGCCCGGGCCCTCAGCCAGCCGTCGCCTGCCTCTACTCCCTCTTCTGTGCAGGTGAGCGGGCAGGGtttcccgggggtggggggcgcctgCAGGATCTCTGACCCGGCCTCCCCTGCTCACACGGCGTCCCTGTTCTAGTTCTTCCTCCAGGAGGATGAAGGTGCAGACCGGAAGGCAGAGGCCACCAGTCCCtctccacctccaccccagccccaccaGGAGGCAGCTCCCCGGGCCACCAAAGCGGCCCAGACTGGGTAAGGGTCCCCACACTGAGACCCCCCACACTGAGACCTCCCACACCGGCGTTGgtcaggtggggtggggagacaaAGCCAGAGCCTTGAGAGGCTCAGGTTGGGTCATGCCGCTAGGATTTGACTCTTGTCAAGAGCCGATGTCTCTGAGTCTGTCTCCCCGTCTATAAACCAAGTGTAATAGGACTTTTCCCACAAGGTGGTGGTAGGGGCTGAAGGGTGGTGTGAACAGCTTTAAATATGGTTTAGCCACCTCCTCCCACGCCTGCCATCCCCACCCTCCTGCTCACGACTTCAGGGGAGCAACATCAAACAGATCAGGGACTGGACAGCTgacctcctcacgccccctgggACCCCAAGGGGGTGAGAGGAATAGGAGGCCCCCCTCCTGCTTTTGGGGAGCTGCCAGCCCACCCTGGCTGTGGTCTGGTGAAGTGGCAGCCAGCACAAGTGACTGCGCCAGACGACTGGGTTCAGGCGGAGCGTCAGTACCAACAGGTGATTGTGGAGTTTGGGGACGTcagccagggaaggcttcctggaagaaaccACTTTGAACGAGGTCTCAAGGTCACTACTATCGCCTCCCTGTTGTTTTCCGGGTGCCAGGCAGTGTGAAGGGGCGGGGGGAAGTGAAGGGCGAGTTGCCCCTCTGGGGCGGCACAGACTCGCTGGGAAGACAGGCTGTGTGGATGGAGCTGGGTCCACCTCGGCCGTCTGCATGGGGGGTGCAGGCCTGCGGGCCGCTGGACAGCCAGGAGGCGGGGGAGCCCGAGAGAGAGTGCGGCATCGGACAAGGGGGTCAGATTTGTGGGCAGGAGTGCGAACAGAACCTCGGGCACAGAAGGTGGGTGCAGGGGGAGAGAGCCTGCCTCAGGGCGCTGGTCACGGGCGCGGGACAGGGGCTTGGAGCCATGGGGGTGCTGGAGGCTGGGGGAATGATGTAGAAAGGTGTGGCAGGGACAGGGCCCTCTGGGggaggtggagagaaaggaaacCACCCCTGCCTGGGAGATAAACGCAGAAGCCAGAACCCTAAGGGACAGGCGCTCATACCCTCCTCACGGCTGTGGGGCGGGGGCAGGCGTCTCCAACTCCAAAGGCCCATTTCCATGTCCTTTACTCCATTCGATTAGAAAC
Coding sequences:
- the CDK5 gene encoding cyclin-dependent kinase 5 — encoded protein: MQKYEKLEKIGEGTYGTVFKAKNRETHEIVALKRVRLDDDDEGVPSSALREICLLKELKHKNIVRLHDVLHSDKKLTLVFEFCDQDLKKYFDSCNGDLDPEIVKSFLFQLLKGLGFCHSRNVLHRDLKPQNLLINRNGELKLADFGLARAFGIPVRCYSAEVVTLWYRPPDVLFGAKLYSTSIDMWSAGCIFAELANAGRPLFPGNDVDDQLKRIFRLLGTPTEEQWPAMTKLPDYKPYPMYPATTSLVNVVPKLNATGRDLLQNLLKCNPVQRISAEEALQHPYFSDFCPP